The Branchiostoma lanceolatum isolate klBraLanc5 chromosome 5, klBraLanc5.hap2, whole genome shotgun sequence region tgtatcacttgtttgaaatgttaaagtttaaagctatagaattacagattgaagttcttaagagcgttaaactttgtgatAATGTTTTTCTGACACTCAATTTTATTCTATgcggtgcacccaatttttttctgtgcacctaattttttgggttgggtgcaccagtgcacctatttccaaaaatgaattttgagccctgtttatcaatcatgcaaaaaaatatgtacatgtcatgacGACATATAAAAGTTTGGTCAAAAATACAAGTCTCcctcaattatgcaaatcactttctaatttgcataataggtATTTGATTCTATTAATCATAGACTAAGGTAAACATAACGAACATCATGATCATTAACAGAGTGGCATCGTgcggcgcaatcggtagggtacAATCGGCAGCGttcccacaaccgagaggtcccgggttcgaaaccacggATATGCCCGGTGTTGTGCGGCCACAGAACTGTCAGTTTTGAGCCACTCATCACTAGTTTGGCAACCGCAACGACGTCGGGGTCAAAACTGTTAGTTTTGACCaccactcttttcgataagtgcggtggggtCTTTAACGTTCTCTAGtctaggtgtggctctcctcaaacacgggacctccatcctatccaagggacgtccctaaccaatgctaggtactcatttacacctgagtaaagtgaggaaagtcgagtTAAGTGCCTTTACTAAGgccacaacgtcaacgggacaaatcagggaaccccggattcgaactcagtatctctgggttctggggccaaacaccctgccactgcgccaccgcgacgccgaATTTGCTCTGCAGATGATGCATATGAAACCAAATATCATACTGATCCATCGACAGCTTTTTGAATTGTGCTGGCGTCTAATTTTGCATCTTGCGTCCAAGTTTGAATGCTTGCAGGTGTAGTACAATGATGCCATACACACTCCTTCCCTGGGACGTCGCCAAAAATGCGAGGTCACCCAAACGCTTTAGATTGTTAACACAAAGCTAAGTCTTGGATACAACAGCGTACCGAATTTGTAACTGCCATAAATTAAAGCAGTTTCCATCAGGTTTGAATGATCTCCTATAGCATTATATTTGTTCCGTCGTTGCGGTTGCCAAACTAGTGAGGATCACAAACGAGTAACCCAGAAAACAGAGACCAATGAAACCTTATTTTAAGGTACTTCAATTAAACCCAAAAGTATTTTTTGGGGATGTACAATTATAGAAATTTCTGACTCGTCTGCTTTTGTGATAGTCGGCGCCATGCATTTGTAGAGAAGTCCGGCCAGATAGAATACAGTACCAtttcccccaacatctgctttgagattatgtAACTTCAAAGTCGGAGTTTGTTCTGTCCTGCCTAGGCTTGGTACTGACGTGTCAATTTCGTATAGACTTTATCTAAGTAATTAGTTTAGAGGGACGTAataacaaaatcaaagaaaCTACAGtttttcatacatatatataaaattTCCAAGAATTGTTTTCGCCAAACACACATATGTTCTGCTGTACTTGTTAAATCTTGTTTAATTTTCGTTCATACAGAGAATCACTTTTCTAGGTAAAACCCCATCTAGATTGATGTTAACAACTACAGTTGTACATTACATTAACCCCACACAAAAATGTGCAATCTGgatatttctaaaatgttttgttcttgtgGAGAGCATGCATACAGTTTAAGGGATATAATACATAAGTTGGTCTCGGGCCAAACTGCTGCTCCCAAATATTCTTATAACCCTACATAAGAAAACGTCTCAGTCGTTTTTACCAGGAAATTTGTCCATTCGTTCTGGGCAGATTTGATTGTAAATTCAGAGTTTCCCGTGTGGGTGCGGCTCAATTAGTATAtgtatcaccccgaccaatcgaatcacgtgaatcggaTTGAAagtcagattcgtatcagccatttccctaCAAATctctttctaacttgcgttaacgactacatctgacaaaacaaactcgccagtgagatggtggaaggtgttaGCTTTCAAAAGACGTTTTcatattgacaattttggcactttggaagtgattgaatccgcccgtgatttaacttctagtttctactactttccactaaacgttaaatcgcggacgGATTCAATTCAAGGAGCACCTGGTCAATGAAACCACGTTCTGGTGGTCCCTTGCATAATTTGTTTTGACACAAGTGTTACGAATGCTGTCTTTTGTGACCACCTCTCCAAATAGTAAAAAGAACTGATTATATCACCCCCCCCCTAAGATTTTTTGGGaggacaacttgtaaaggtgttgatacacctgttttgtcctcccttccacttgtttttccatgtggtaaattcaaataaagaaataaagaaagaaataagtGGTCTGGATGGGCAGGACTAGGGGAGGGTGGGTGAGAACAAAGTTGGCTTTCTTTAAACAGGGCCCTTCTTTAACATTGTTTGCAGGGCGAAGAGGGCTACTGAAGAGGAAATAAGatattatgatgatgatcttgATCATCTAATAATCATGTTATCATCAGGGAGATTTTTGAACGGAAGAAAAGGTGTTCTGCAAATATCAAAGACTATTCAAATAGAAATAATTCTTTGTTGTTAATTATCAGCtagatgttgtcagaaagacaATGTTGTGATGTTGATGAGGAAACGGGAAATGCTCTTGCTATTTAAGAAAGAGAAGGGGTTCATCCAAAAAGTTCGACTATCCACGGCAGGGACATGACCGTCCACAAAAGAACACCTCAGCCTTTTTTACATGCAAATCCGTAGACTCTTTACAAAACAGACGTCACGAAACACCATCACGCACTGTAATCAGAGAACGCATCACTTTTTAGACTTGTTCAGAAGTTGGTTGGCCCTGAGGCGTCAAAGTCAATTTCTCAAGAAGAGAGGCCTCAGAATCcaaattgcatgttttttttcacggcAGCGacgcaaaactacgaaaaccacgctctcctttttcagcactcggttccagtgctgaaagtggctttagcactggaaaaccagtgctgagtttagttcagcactggaaaaccagtgctgagtttagttcagcactggaaaaccagtgctgagtttagttccgcactggaaaaccagtgctgagtgaagttcagcactggagacctcgacgtcagcactggaaaccgagtgctggcAAATATTCCGCACTGGAAAACTAGTGCTGAGATACGTTACGGCGGTGACACTTGCGATTTTAAAACGTAGCATTTTTCCGGACTATTCACTATTCGCTGGAGGCCAATTTCAAGGAGGCCGAACTATCAAGCACCATCGGACGCACCAACAGCCATGACAGATCTAGTCTTTCTTGAGATTTAGCGTCGGCTCTTCGAGTAGAATATCAGAaccaccggcccttttcagggccacccaaatctctcccaaaagagctgtatcgcACATCACAATCACGAAACAAAGATACAATTTAtgaccagaaagaaagaagtaaagttgtttatttgtaacacatccctcatacctatatctactatacaattacacaatgaacaaaattgTGTCAGAATAaagttggtcattgtttattctaaatgaatcacaaagtaAGTAAGTTCAAGTGACCATGCGGCACTTCTTACGACTAATACTTCTCTCAGCACTGGTAAGAAaaacgttccagtgctgaaaacacttcagcactcgttttctagtgctgagtttttttagcactcgttttccagtgctgagtttttttcagcactcgttttccagtgctggggaTTTTTCAGCACATGAACTTGAAAACACCCCTTTCTTGATTCTTGCCAACAAACAGGTCATGTTATTACTACAACCGTAATGTTATGCGCAGTACAACCGGTACAAAAACAGTTCAATGCCGCTACACTGAAAtactttgaatttaaaaaatgtgTGCAAATCAATGTACATAATGCTATAGCGGCTATGTTGGGTCGAAATGTTACTTTTGAAACTTCTGATTAATTTTGCTTTCTTGAAGGACCTACCAAATGCACTATCGCCTGTCGTCATAAGAGGGAAACTAAAGTTGAACACAGTAATGAGAGGCCACATTTGGCGTAAGTATGATAAACGCCTTTCAAACCTTCCAGATATAAATAAATCATCTTTATGAAAGAACACATCTATAAGTGAGAATCCGTTCATTATCTGACGCCACATGTAgttttttcctgtttttgtaCCAAGTGACCGTTTTTCACTCTATTATTGCCAAGACCTTCAGCCGGCCTCTGCCAGAGAGGGACACGGTCTGTACGAGGGTCTAGACTGGCTGACCGCCAAACTTGGTTCTAAAGGGGCACACAAGTACGTCACACAGTCGGTAGTGGAGGCGAAGGAAGATGCGGTGGCAATGACAAAGTCTAACCCCATCAACTCAGTAGTGAAGTACTACAAGTTGTGGTGGGGCAATGTTTGACAGTCTATATGATTTAACTTAGCATGGCATGCCGGACACGGTTTACACACGTGCAGACGTAGATGGCTGTGTAAATAAAGTCTAATCagggaaacactgcaaatatagattttactcattagctatgcaaattaagtcccaattagcataatttgcacttcattaagtacatctctgtttaagctaactgcatactaaatatcatggaaatccatcgttcctttgttcagttattctccttagaagattttcacaataacgcccctgcagttccagagcaagctgctagggggctcaaacctacaccacttctttatcaaatcacaagctatctgccaccaaaaaatcaagaccatagcacgtccaggtcaaaagatacaaaaattgaagttctgctgcagtaccaaggtcacataccaggggacccaaaatcgaccttgaattcttaaaagcttcacaacacccgcccacataccaaatatcattgtaatccatccagaggttcttgagttatgctgactacgcaatagtccggaaacacacacacacacacacacacacacacacacacacacacagatagacagacagacagacacaaagacacgccaaaaacaatatctccattcttcatggagataaatacgtcggtcataaaggttaagatcatttggtgaaggtatgaggtcgtggtttagtttacttatgtcatgtcctgaagcAATTTCCTTGTGCATAGGCAAATTCATGTCTacctcttttctaaaaagagatcgattaatctctgacgcaaacaattgatgtttcctgtgtatcatgtaaattctgtattactcttattggataccttagtgtttagtcttaagttttatagaattcattagcattgttaataagcaaaaacatatgtcttgacattttgtactacctacgaacttgccatacattgtacctgttacatttgttctgcaataaactttgaattgaaattgaattatctgttttctttgcatgattctaaagtagacagttgtgactttctggtgcataagaatttttggggcttttTGAGCCCCTGTTTCAGTGAACTTAAGCATTACTTCCTATTGGTAAGTCTGACTCTGGCATATGCCCCTTTAGTAAGGCTCTGTTGGGCTTACCCCTAAGTTGAGTTGCGCAATCtttgtagtccctacttaaaatctttgaaacctttcttttccttgaaattttttgcccaatctggagacttttttggttagaaggaacaggtagggtcttagctttcccattttagttgaaaattgtttagttcagcagtttaggtggcgtaagaacatatgtgagttgttgggtcatgcggatgggtatggccaggaactaggtcagagatagggtccgtttacttccgggtggcgtttctgcgagtttgagctgtacaaccctctgttttctcaaggaggttttatataaaacctccttggttttctttgcatgtttatcaagtatacccttatgacttcctggtggagaagagtttttaagattgaagttaagataagtacttttatagggccttactttagtgggtcttatcatgggctccaatgggggcaagtaactttgttgtcatccctgTTGCTCGCCTgcaggggagactaaagggattgcgcctgcgcccagaccgcacgatgagagactccaagtaaaaaacatggtttaaaccattgaaaattctttttggtgggattttttgtgaaatctgggcaatataggataggctgtggtaggatagactctgtatttactgaattagttgaaataaatggtctttctctaccttgtggggtttggcacccccctgatatagtgggatggtcttcaactgggtgtttgaagcctgtagggcctatccaagggctctgattagggggggttatctggagaatagccgtatagaatttgtcagggatgaatctgatgacagttgacataactggttagtatttgagggtaagttattgtagtctgatgttttgattcctgagataatgacaccttctttttcttaacttccccatagggctacatgcattactgccatttattgtatccctttagtctcccctgcAGCTCGCGACACATCCGATGACAGGTTACTCACGCCACCTGGCGATTTATTTCTGAAGTGTCAAAAGGTCACAGAAAACAGCAACAAAGATGGCGGTACCCGGCATGTTAGCAAGAGCGACGTGCAGCGCGTTTGGAAGGTTACGGCCGGTTTTCAGGTAAACGACTACTTGACTATCATCAGATTTATTCAGTGCAAAGCTCAGAATGTGCAAGTGTTTGCTTTACTCTTAAAAATGCTGTGACTGTCTCAAAAGCGTTACTTTACGTTACGCAATTattcgtggggaggggggtcacaTGGTGAGACAGTGTAGTGTATAACGAGACAGCGAAAAGAGTAGCAACGAAGCAAGATTAGCCCCAACCAATTGTAGATGCTtaatttgaaaatgaagaaatgaccCAAATGATGTTGCAAAAACAACTGTATCTTTGATACAGAGTAATCAAGTATGACTTTCAGCAACCATGGTTTAACGTTACCTGACCCTTTTGTAACCCTGGATCCTTTCGAAAAATGTTAAAACAACTTGACACCAAGCAAATCAGGACAACTTGGCATCACCAAACTGTGTTCTATGCACCGCAACAGGTAAATATCTAGGTAATTAGGTGGCCCAATACACCAtttccccaaaatgaattttaagCGCTACGTGTATACATGGGTTTGTAAAGTGCTAAAGCCTCAAGTAAATGCCTCAGACATACAGTTAGTTTAGATGTTTTGCCGTCTCTAACCCTAACCTCAAACTCAACCCTACTAGTAACttatagatatacatgtgtagCCTTCATACCAGACCCTGTATCTGTatgatctgtatgatatctaattcaggggggcctgttgtagaatttacCGCTAAAttaagaaagtaccgggcggattttgaggcgaaaaaaaataaacgtaccggtacgtttatttgagaggtgagagtacatgtCACTAATTCCAGACAGCCGAGAAGATGTCACCGCCTGACGACCACAGACGACAAGCTGAACGTGCGCATCACAATCAGCCTGCAGGAGAAACAGACTCCTGGTTTCTGGGGATCAAACCCTGGCCTGCTAGTCCAAAGGCCACATGccataaccgctaggctaaatggtccggaccggttagactggtcagttaatggcgcttgaaccccactttTAGTACTGTTACTCACCACTCTTTTCTAACCCTGATCCTGAATCACATTTAcattctgtaaatgcagaaatggccgcggtggtttcatgttcgcggttttcgcggcgtccgtttcaccgcaaacttaaaaccaccgcaaacatttttgtccaatactgtagcagtatgtgactatagcgctaccgcaaacttaaaaccaccgcgaacactccatttccgtcttagcgcgaaataaaaaccacacgaacttaaatgcatttacaatactatactatactatactagtatattgtttGTAATTGTATTTTCAGACAGCCGAGGAGATGGCACCGCCTGACCCCGACAGACGACGAGCTTTACGTACGCACCACGATCAGCCTGCTGGAGAAACAGAACCCGCAGGACGTGTTCATCAGTAACTACAGCGAGCGCGGCTTCACCATCAGGGGGGACAAGATACTGGGGCCCGTCGCCATCGTTCCTCGGACCATCTTGAGCTGGGATGTAAGTCTGAGCCACTTGGTTTGTGTATCTGAATCTGTATCCAgagctcgaaattcatttttggaaataggtgcactggtgcacccaaccccaaaaatgaggtgcacagaaaaaaaatatgggTGCACcatataaaataaagttgaatgtcagcaaaacataagtttgaagctactgcctctcttttaagaacttcaatctgtaagtctatccagatttcaaatttcaaccaagcaatgcatcaaattaagtacaacaaaaggttatattgctttttttttatacgtacatttcaagaatattctgtatgctagtgtacaagataaccgttaccctatagagtacaaaaatatctaggttcactggtgcacccacagtcaaaaattaggtgcacagctccaattttgggtgcacacaggtgcacatgcacccactatttcgagccctctATCTATATAgcccggtataactgccattaatcgcaacacaccagcttcgcacaCACTTTTATCAGATGTAAACTCTTAGACTTATTTTGCTCAAAAGCAagagatatgatatgatatctcTTGCTTTTGAACAAAATAATTTCGAATGTTATTATTTCTGAAGATGTTGGATTGATGGCCAAGTGGTTAGATGTGGGATCGAGAATATATTTCCCTAAATGTCTCTGACTACCTTTAATTTCCCATTTTTAGGAATACTGGACCCCTGTTACTATTGCATTTGGATTTGAAGTGCATTTGATTCAGAAGCATTGTCAGAATGTTCTATGCCATGGGGAACCATCTTGGTGAATGGGATTTGATCAAAAGGTTGTtaatcaatggaaaaataaCCATTGTACGAATAGCTTACTGTTACCATTTATTACACCCACAGGTTGCAGGTCCTGAAGACATCAACAGAGAAAGTTTGTCTCTCTTCTACATATTTGAACCCAAAATAGGTAAGTGGACCAGCAAGTAAGGCATGGAATAGCAGTAAGAATCATAAACTAACTTTATAAACGCCATGATATGTAATTCTTTTTCACCAGAAAtgtagaataaaaaaaactctttgtacacaacaaagtgttttTATTCAACCATATAATCCGTCTGTTACCTTCctccaatctccaagcagatctatcggtggcaaggcagtatgaAAAGGGCCAACCTgtcttttgatactgccttgccaccgatagttctgcttggagattaaccttccagtggcgtctgtgtagcacagtggcagagcatccggctatgaaccaataagacccaggttcaatccccagtggagtacccagacatgtctggacatgcacccagacgttgtgcccttgggaaaggcacttaacacacatttcccatgtcctaagcccagcagtagggtttgggttggcgttaggaagggcatccagccgtaaaaactcttgctacaaaaaaggacttgcacttgatgaggagttctggggctcccccatccatgtgcaagcacgtccaaccaatggggaacaaaagaggttaaattggatagagagggagagagagaggataaATACTGACTTGCTCActgtgcactgcagctataggtgtcccTGTTcgcagatgcggtcccaaaggttgcagtgaaccagtcagaattgccctgacgaaggtgacagatggtcgcTAAAACATTGGTTcagaataaaacacttggtcaaatttgaatgtacagtctttttattcagtgagtTACTTACCTGATGAAACCATTCACGGgaaactttatacatgtatgcatgtgcaGGAACACTGATTTATTTGAGAGTAAAGACACTGAAAAATACTTTTCACTCCTCCTCGTTCATATTCTTAAGCTTgtagttatagttttcagaatagaatagactagtttagtattcattgttttgattgccttgtcattgttgccatacagtGTGCCatatagagctgtgtacctaaacaaattttaggtataggtacaggtacacgggtttaggtactgGTCCAGACctaaacctgtacctaaactacttgttcagaaattTTCAAttagga contains the following coding sequences:
- the LOC136435668 gene encoding NADH dehydrogenase [ubiquinone] 1 alpha subcomplex assembly factor 3-like, which gives rise to MAVPGMLARATCSAFGRLRPVFRQPRRWHRLTPTDDELYVRTTISLLEKQNPQDVFISNYSERGFTIRGDKILGPVAIVPRTILSWDVAGPEDINRESLSLFYIFEPKIEIVVLGVGSEHLKLDPELHKFMRQRGIALEVQDTAHACATFNYLVSEGRVAGAALIPPRAKDGLLIQR